Proteins from a single region of Psilocybe cubensis strain MGC-MH-2018 chromosome 3, whole genome shotgun sequence:
- a CDS encoding putative mitochondrial import receptor subunit tom70 codes for MDPLEAQAARRVESRKKKTDEKAKQAEELKTLGNESFRSGNYLKAVKYYVEAINVCGPTAVLLSNLSAAFAKANYVEESIWAASTALECDPRFHKARFRRAMARKQLKFYAAAIKGTDRGLPLSAIVRDHPRIEDGPWETYEESDTEDCEHKGNLTPCRFYNHAGCARGSQCQYSHAPDDNSIRDNLGKNVCVELLLGTCKFGDAKCIYSHDTSFLPATGWWNDPSKVQAAREMRNDGDDLDDMFHEGILITDSKISGYTARRRHEIIMSQLYEYYQAIKEESKTPPRTPSQSDRFVLVLVFEYDDLVRSIHSHLLAALRRKIKVVEISNSIDSALQHLAMPNLAAVLVADPIIAKEHRYAGVVSKLVEYVKTGGSVALAGQFSNHISPPQFDRFIKRSFGLDWKFGAYHRTTFKVNPSNELVNRNPSLVATYSMKTVHIADISPDMAIYVPTDGARLQSMVFPAHLIKDTSESPAVCARVGRGLLSFLGDVNGEESSTNTTLAMLGLLDEPNPVVDPPPPDLSSSCNAAGPSNGTNGNPDSRPSSKKKKGKKKKRSNAQANPQNENSGDGMEGRSGYAVLNGNSGNIQLATDFIRGPRSQWGEQTGYAYMSEDDENGGEETSEVKKSSRAVSEQEIVARSGYARVCEEPPKTEVTGAASGTERVAAASRTSGFVLVVALSNYDMFMRIHTEQIEAIKQKAEVKSALTPSQVLEHLKSPDIRGVYIADEGIARPANSQALNEIVQYFKRGGQVVIGGLFPSMTGPPDITKVLSVFGVPWKAGSYTRTLVERNNHHETAARNPSLSEEFSMKAVHLTGFHPEDLFYEQYPQTSNNWEAPVLRTKRGNGHFGYIGDVNAEEESTDIILAMLELLSSKREVVPDSKKFFMILTSMNKDEEYMNRFMGDFIKDAKKKAEVLLGLSNARVIDLLPSRDLLGIFITDPYILNIEHEYLLSKVVEYSKQGGTVVFGCVFSRLVSLSQFRPLFWNNWELDWEMFMGEEDAVVAKNAKNPLASKLDQLKAPNTFQLDGANYVRGITSSMAVYIPQKRQRLWKPADGNFSSSIVYTDVGKGHLGFIGVSIMDENIRAIFYSMIGLI; via the exons ATGGATCCTCTTGAAGCACAAGCCGCACGACGCGTAGAGTctcggaagaagaagactgatgaaaaagcaaagcaagcaGAGGAATTGAAAACCTTG GGAAATGAAAGTTTCAGAAGCGGAAATTATCTCAAAGCTGTCAAATACTATGTCGAAGCCATAAACGTTTGTGGTCCAACGGCCGTCCTgttgtccaacttgtcggCGGCGTTCGCTAAAGCGAATTA TGTCGAAGAATCAATTTGGGCAGCGTCAACTGCTCTCGAATGTGATCCACGTTTTCATAAAGCTCGGTTCAGGAGGGCTATGGCGCGCAAGCAACTGAAGTTTTACGCTGCTGCCATCAAAGGCac TGACCGAGGACTGCCTCTCAGCGCAATAGTACGCGACCATCCCCGCATCGAGGATGGGCCATGGGAGACATACGAAGAGTCTGACACCGAAGATTGTGAGCACAAAGGAAATTTGACCCCTTGCCGATTTTACAACCACGCTGGCTGTGCGCGAGGAAGTCAATGTCAGTATTCGCATGCCCCAGACGACAACAGTATCCGTGATAATCTGGGCAAGAATGTATGCGTCGAACTACTTCTGGGAACTTGCAAGTTTGGCGATGCGAAATGCATATATTCGCATGATACAAGTTTCCTCCCCGCGACTGGATGGTGGAACGACCCTTCCAAAGTTCAGGCAGCAAGGGAAATGCGAAACGATGGGGATGATCTCGACGACATGTTTCATGAGGGCATTTTAATCACTGACTCAAAGATCAGTGGGTATACTGCTAGGAGGCGCCACGAGATCATCATGAGTCAACTCTATGAATACTATCAAGCGATTAAAGAGGAATCCAAGACGCCTCCACGGACACCGTCTCAATCTGACCgatttgttcttgttctggTATTCGAATATGACGACCTAGTCAGAAGCATTCACAGCCACCTACTCGCTGCACTTCGGCGAAAAATAAAAGTCGTAGAAATCTCAAATTCGATTGACAGTGCATTACAACACCTAGCCATGCCCAACCTTGCAGCAGTGTTGGTTGCCGATCCTATAATAGCGAAGGAACATCGATATGCGGGAGTGGTGTCTAAACTCGTCGAGTATGTGAAAACTGGCGGATCCGTCGCGCTTGCAGGTCAATTCAGCAACCACATTTCACCTCCACAATTTGACCGGTTCATCAAGAGGTCTTTTGGCCTTGATTGGAAATTTGGAGCATATCATCGCACTACTTTCAAGGTCAACCCTTCAAACGAGCTCGTCAATCGGAACCCGTCTTTGGTAGCGACATATAGTATGAAGACCGTACACATCGCCGACATCTCTCCTGATATGGCGATTTACGTGCCGACAGATGGTGCACGTTTGCAATCCATGGTGTTTCCCGCCCATCTCATCAAGGATACCTCTGAATCACCTGCTGTATGCGCAAGAGTCGGACGAGGTCTTCTCAGTTTTCTGGGTGATGTCAATGGGGAAGAATCTTCAACCAACACGACTCTCGCTATGCTAGGGCTCCTTGATGAACCTAATCCTGTTGTTGATCCACCGCCACCGGATCTCTCGAGCTCATGTAACGCTGCTGGCCCATCGAATGGCACCAACGGTAATCCAGATAGCAGACCGTcttccaagaaaaagaaggggaaaaagaagaagcgcAGTAACGCTCAGGCCAATCCCCAAAATGAGAATTCCGGAGATGGTATGGAAGGAAGGTCAGGATATGCGGTTCTCAACGGCAACAGTGGAAACATCCAGCTCGCGACCGACTTCATACGAGGCCCAAGAAGTCAATGGGGTGAACAGACCGGCTATGCATATATGTCTGAAGATGATGAGAACGGTGGTGAGGAAACATCTGAAGTTAAGAAATCATCGCGCGCAGTTAGTGAGCAGGAGATAGTGGCTAGGTCAGGATATGCTCGGGTGTGTGAAGAACCCCCGAAGACGGAAGTCACAGGCGCAGCCTCTGGTACAGAACGCGTTGCTGCTGCCTCAAGAACCTCTGGGTTTGTTCTCGTCGTAGCTCTTTCTAACTACGACATGTTTATGCGAATCCATACGGAGCAAATCGAAGCTATTAAGCAGAAAGCGGAGGTCAAGTCGGCATTGACGCCTTCACAGGTCCTAGAGCACCTCAAATCTCCGGACATCCGTGGTGTTTACATTGCAGACGAAGGGATAGCGAGGCCGGCAAATTCTCAAGCTCTAAACGAAATTGTTCAATATTTCAAAAGAGGAGGACAAGTAGTCATTGGCGGACTGTTTCCAAGTATGACTGGACCTCCAGACATCACAAAAGTGCTGTCTGTTTTCGGAGTCCCTTGGAAAGCAGGGTCATATACTCGCACCTTAGTGGAACGTAACAACCATCACGAAACGGCTGCCAGAAATCCATCTCTCTCCGAGGAATTTTCCATGAAAGCTGTCCACCTCACTGGATTTCACCCCGAAGATCTCTTTTATGAACAATATCCTCAAACGAGCAATAATTGGGAAGCACCCGTTCTAAGGACTAAGCGTGGAAATGGGCATTTTGGTTACATCGGCGACGTCAACGCGGAAGAAGAGTCCACTGATATCATCCTTGCCATGTTGGAGCTATTGTCATCAAAGAGAGAAGTAGTCCCTGACTCGAAGAAGTTTTTCATGATCTTGACATCTATGAACAAGGATGAAGAGTATATGAACCGTTTCATGGGCGACTTCATTAAGGACGCGAAAAAGAAAGCTGAAGTACTTCTTGGCCTGTCGAACGCCAGAGTCATCGACCTTTTGCCCTCTCGCGACCTGCTTGGTATATTTATCACTGACCCATACATCCTCAACATCGAACATGAGTACTTACTCTCCAAAGTGGTCGAATATTCGAAGCAGGGTGGTACTGTCGTTTTTGGATGTGTGTTTTCTCGCCTGGTCTCTTTGAGTCAATTTCGACCGCTTTTCTGGAACAACTGGGAGCTAGACTGGGAAATGTTCatgggagaagaagacgccGTAGTTGCGAAAAATGCCAAAAATCCATTGGCGAGCAAGCTGGACCAGCTCAAAGCACCCAACACGTTCCAGCTCGATGGGGCCAATTATGTCAGAGGGATCACCTCCTCGATGGCTGTGTATATTCCGCAGAAGCGACAGCGTTTGTGGAAACCAGCAGACGGCAACTTTAGTTCATCTATCGTATATACTGATGTTGGTAAGGGTCACCTTGGCTTCATCGGAGTAAGCATCATGGACGAGAATATTCGCGCCATATTCTACTCGATGATAGGTCTGATTTAA
- a CDS encoding Putative hydroxymethylpyrimidine/phosphomethylpyrimidine kinase 2 yields MFALCQVPSDFALTLVLELVYRRVLYSSDQQLAAQVDTEQKQADLKAFAAHGCYGTSVITALTAQNTKGIQGVHATPPGFVAQQITSIFDDLDVRAIKTGMLFDAAIATVVAQCLKTHVAQGALPPVICDPVCVSTSGHTLLHEDALQVLISELFPLATLITPNKPEAELLLSKMGVPDVEINNLDDMLSSAKKLLSVGCEAVLLKGGHVITSIDEVVLAQEKYSGLKVIKQGMLGDNMEIILVNYPEIAIENLELVADVLCQKSGSTTIFVRPHIKSSSTHGTGCTLSSAIAAELANGSPLEDAVANAALYTHLGIQAADPIGSGHGPLNHFHNVTKILIPQRTETNPYPFTRLLIEGASSSWKDYVEHAFVKQLGEGTLDRARFIHFIKQDYLYLKYYARAYGLLAAKSTSFGWIRSATETILNVLHEIGNHKTYCSTFGITEAELESTPESAATTSYGAYIMDVGLQGDSMKLVMALTACLLGYGEVGLWLKKQASTKNSWVMLEGNPYKHWIQEYSGSMYQDAVRIGLETIESYAVADPPSAQRLKEWQTVWERCTRLEKGFWDMAMQLSE; encoded by the exons ATGTTTGCGCTTTGTCAAGTTCCTTCAGATTTT GCTCTGACTCTAGTGCTGGAGCTGGTATACAGGCGAGTGCTATATTCATCGGACCAGCAGCTCGCGGCTCAAGTTGATACGGAACAAAAACAGGCCGACCTGAAGGCTTTCGCTGCTCATGGCTGCTACGGAACGAGTGTAATTACCGCCTTGACCGCTCAAAACACCAAAGGAATACAGGGTGTTCATGCAACTCCACCCGGATTCGTAGCGCAGCAA ATAACATCCATATTCGACGACTTGGATGTTCGTGCTATCAAGACTGGAATGCTTTTCGATGCAGCAATCGCGACAGTGGTTGCTCAATGCCTCAAAACGCATGTAGCACAGGGTGCGCTGCCCCCTGTCATTTGCGATCCAGTTTGCGTTTCGACCTCAGGCCATACGCTGTTACATGAAGATGCCCTTCAAGTCCTCATTTCAGAGCTCTTCCCTCTTGCTACTCTTATCACCCCTAACAAACCTGAAGCTGAGCTTCTCCTATCAAAAATGGGTGTGCCGGATGTTGAAATCAACAACTTGGATGACATGTTGTCATCCGCGAAGAAACTGTTATCGGTCGGATGTGAAGCTGTACTTCTCAAAGGAGGGCATGTCATTACCAGCATTGACGAAGTCGTTTTGGCTCAGGAAAAATACTCCGGTTTAAAGGTCATTAAACAGGGCATGCTAGGAGACAACATGGAGATTATTCTGGTCAACTACCCAGAAATCGCGATTGAGAACTTGGAACTGGTCGCAGATGTGCTCTGTCAAAAATCTGGCTCAACGACAATCTTTGTACGCCCACACATCAAATCCTCGAGTACACATGGTACAGGATGTACTTTGAGCTCTGCCATTGCCGCGGAACTCGCCAATGGATCTCCTT TGGAAGATGCAGTTGCGAATGCTGCGTTGTACACACATCTCGGAATTCAAGCTGCGGATCCGATCGGCAGTGGACATGGGCCTCTAAATCACTTTCACAACGTCACGAAAATTTTGATTCCACA GCGCACGGAGACAAATCCGTACCCTTTCACTCGACTCCTCATTGAAGGTGCCTCATCCAGTTGGAAAGATTATGTCGAGCACGCCTTCGTCAAGCAACTTGGAGAAGGGACTCTCGATCGAGCTCGATTTATTCATTTCATCAA ACAGGACTACCTGTACCTCAAATACTATGCACGGGCATATGG GCTCCTTGCCGCGAAATCAACATCCTTCGGGTGGATACGAAGCGCAACAGAGACGATCCTCAACGTCCTTCACGAGATTGGAAACCACAAAACGTACTGCTCCACTTTTGGCATTACAGAGGCTGAACTAGAGAGCACACCAGAGTCAGCAGCTACAACTTCCTACGGTGCCTATATCATGGATGTTGGCTTGCAAG GCGATTCTATGAAATTGGTGATGGCGTTGACAGCATGCTTACTCGGATATGGGGAGGTGGGCCTTTGGTTGAAAAAACAAGCCAGCACAAAAAACAGCTGGGTTATGCTAGAGGGAAATCCGTACAAACATTGGATCCAAGAATACTCCGGATCGATGTACCAGGACGCCGTTAGAATTGGTTTAG AAACAATAGAATCGTACGCCGTAGCCGACCCGCCATCCGCACAAAGGCTGAAAGAGTGGCAGACCGTTTGGGAGAGATGTACGAGGTTGGAGAAAGGGTTCTGGGACATGGCGATGCAGTTGAGCGAGTAA
- a CDS encoding Cytochrome P450 monooxygenase 205, which yields MLGTDFFNFGQLFWSFGVAFVVFVVYKVANLIYDEFTSSLRDLPGPPSRNFMFGNMQELGLTKWEQQYGSTIKYKGFFGTTYFYSTDLKAMNHILMNNYEFLKPNPNIYIFKRILGDGLVFADGDVHKKQVSTFCHKTTSREILHLYLDYATLNYCRLKNPGFAPQQIREVTDLFVEKTAVLRDIWAEKLSQKSSEEPEVIDVLSWFSRLALDIIGIAGFDYNFDALVDDPSKNELGNAFAITSNVEDRINFIGFLKFIFPSLSFLPGDADPEGKRAADTLYRIAAELLEKSKAAIRKADGKSTLSRDILTLLVRANELDDVPESQRLTDKEVIAQIPTFLIAGHETTAVALAWMFYALTQNKNAQRKLREEVSNVATDNPSMDELNDLPYLDYVVRESLRLHGPVPATSRVVGQDTFVPLSKPVVDKKGVVHNEIRLQKGQRVMVPVIVVNQAKSIWGEDALEFRSGPDKTICEDPNAGKIFQKPHPVFLEYGVTA from the exons ATGCTGGGTACAGATTTCTTTAATTTTGGACAACTTTTCTGGTCCTTCGGTGTCGCCTTTGTCGTTTTTGTGGTGTATAAGGTTGCCAATCTCATATATGACGAATTTACGTCCTCCCTGCGCGACCTCCCTGGCCCTCCAAGCAGAAACTTCATGTTCGGAAATATGCAGGAATTAGGGTTAACG AAATGGGAGCAGCAATATGGGAGCACGATCAAGTATAAGGGATTTTTCGGG ACAACGTATTTCTATTCTACGGATCTCAAGGCTATGAATCATATTCTCATGAACAACTATGAATTCCTAAAGCCCAATCCCAACATCTACATTTTCAAGCGCATCCTTGGAGATG GACTAGTCTTCGCGGACGGCGACGTGCATAAGAAACAGGTCAGCACTTTTTGTCATA AGACGACTTCTCGTGAGATTCTTCACCTTTACCTTGACTACGCCACATTGAATTATTGCCGTCTCAAGAACCCAGGATTTGCACCTCAGCAAATTAGAGAAGTAACAGATCTATTTGTCGAGAAGACGGCTGTG TTGCGAGACATATGGGCAGAGAAATTGAGCCAAAAGAGCTCGGAAGAGCCTGAAGTGATCGATGTTTTATCGTGGTTTAGTCGTCTCGCCCTTGATATAATTGGTATTGCGG GATTTGATTACAACTTTGACGCTCTAGTAGATGATCCCAGCAAAAATGAATTGGGCAACGCATTTGCTATCACCTCCAACGTAGAAGACAGAATCAATTTCATCGGCTTTCTCAAATTTATCTTTCcatctttgtcttttctG CCAGGAGATGCGGACCCCGAGGGAAAGAGGGCTGCTGATACTTTGTACCGTATTGCAGCTGAGCTGTTGGAAAAAAGCAAGGCTGCCATACGCAAGGCCGACGGCAAATCGACTCTGTCCCGAGATATCCTTACTCTGCTCGTGCGCGCGAATGAATTGGACGATGTTCCCGAGTCCCAGAGACTTACTGACAAGGAAGTAATAGCTC AAATTCCAACTTTCCTAATCGCTGGTCACGAGACGACTGCAGTTGCACTCGCTTGGATGTTTTACGCTCTTACTCAAAACAAGAATGCTCAACGAAAACTTCGCGAGGAGGTGTCCAACGTGGCTACTGACAATCCTTCGATGGATGAGCTGAACGATTTGCCGTATCTGGATTACGTAGTACGAGAGTCGCTGCGACTTCACGGCCCTGTGCCAGCCACGTCGCGTGTTGTTGGGCAGGACACGTTTGTACCTCTCAGCAAACCAGTCGTAGATAAGAAAGGTGTTGTACACAACGAGATCAG GCTGCAGAAAGGGCAACGCGTAATGGTACCAGTGATAGTCGTCAATCAAGCAAAATCGATCTGGGGAGAAGACGCTTTGGAATTCAG GTCTGGTCCTGACAAGACTATATGCGAAGACCCGAACGCTGGGAAAATATTCCAGAAGCCGCATCCAGTATTCCTGGAATATGGGGTAACAGCATGA
- a CDS encoding Cytochrome P450 monooxygenase 205 gives MSSTTKLLPFDVPSSLGQFIWSAIAPLALYTVYKLVNLIHEEATSPLRGLPGPESPSFIWGNIKDIWNSTDSAIYDKWVEEHGSTIKYMGPAGLKRLYTTDLKAINHILVNSYDYPKPESAVYNIKRILGEGVLLVEGDIHKQQNPAFGPQQIRELTEIFIEKAIQLRDIWSSEIKRQNDDGPAKVDALSWLSRLTLDVIGLAGFNYNFHALTDDPELNELSKAFAIMFKTGTKIDVIGIMRGIFPWLRFLPADRDAEAKQASQTMFRVGTELLEKTKACIKKEESNKRAWAARDLLSILVRANAMPDIPESQRLLDKDVLAQIPTFLIAGHETTSIATTWALYSLTQNKDSQTKLREELLTVSTDNPTMDELNALSYLDAVVRETLRVHAPVPATMRVASKDDVLPLNVPYTDKTGKKHYEVHVRKGQTVIIPITPINRSKSLWGEDASLFKPERWYNIPEDVAAIPGVWGNTLSFLGGPRACIGYRFALVEMKALLFTLVRAFEFELAVPASEIQKKSVIVTRPVLASDPNKSNQMPLLVRHVIL, from the exons ATGTCAAGCACAACGAAGCTCCTGCCTTTTGATGTTCCAAGCTCTCTAGGACAGTTCATTTGGTCTGCAATAGCTCCTTTGGCTCTCTATACGGTCTATAAACTTGTCAATTTGATACATGAAGAGGCCACATCACCGCTGCGTGGTCTGCCGGGCCCTGAAAGCCCTAGCTTTATCTGGGGAAACATAAAGGATATCTGGAACTCA ACCGACTCTGCAATCTATGACAAGTGGGTTGAGGAACATGGGAGTACTATCAAGTACATGGGTCCAGCCGGA CTTAAGAGGTTGTACACTACCGATCTCAAGGCTATCAACCACATTCTGGTCAATTCTTACGATTATCCAAAGCCTGAATCTGCAGTATACAACATCAAGCGTATTCTGGGGGAGG GAGTTCTACTGGTCGAAGGCGACATCCACAAGCAACAG AATCCTGCCTTTGGACCTCAACAAATTCGCGAGCTGACCGAAATTTTTATTGAAAAGGCCATTCAA CTCAGAGACATTTGGTCTTCAGAGATTAAAAGGCAGAATGATGATGGACCAGCGAAGGTTGACGCTCTTTCTTGGCTGAGTCGCTTGACGCTGGATGTCATTGGTCTAGCAG GGTTCAACTATAATTTTCATGCTTTAACTGATGACCCAGAGTTGAACGAGCTCAGCAAAGCGTTCGCAATTATGTTCAAAACCGGTACCAAGATCGACGTTATTGGAATAATGAGAGGTATATTTCCATGGTTGAGATTTCTT CCAGCAGACAGGGATGCGGAAGCGAAACAGGCCTCTCAGACCATGTTTAGAGTGGGCACAGAATTATTGGAAAAAACGAAAGCATGTATCAAGAAAGAAGAGTCCAATAAGAGAGCGTGGGCAGCTCGAGATCTTTTGTCAATTCTTGTGCGTGCAAACGCCATGCCTGATATACCTGAAAGCCAGAGGTTGTTGGACAAAGATGTTTTGGCTC AAATACCAACCTTTTTGATCGCTGGTCACGAAACAACGAG TATCGCCACAACATGGGCGCTGTACTCTCTTACCCAAAACAAAGATTCTCAAACGAAGCTTCGAGAAGAGCTCTTGACAGTTTCCACGGACAACCCAACGATGGATGAGCTGAATGCATTGTCATATCTTGATGCCGTGGTACGCGAGACCCTGCGTGTCCACGCCCCTGTCCCAGCTACCATGCGCGTCGCCTCGAAAGACGACGTTCTTCCTCTCAACGTACCATATACCGACAAAACTGGAAAGAAACATTATGAAGTCCA TGTTCGCAAAGGTCAGACAGTTATCATCCCGATAACACCCATAAATCGCTCCAAGTCACTGTGGGGAGAAGATGCTTCTCTATTCAA ACCAGAAAGATGGTACAATATCCCCGAAGACGTTGCTGCCATTCCCGGAGTTTGGGGAAACACATTGAGCTTCCTGGGAGGGCCCAGGGCATGCATCGGATACCGATTTGCTCTCGTCGA AATGAAAGCGCTCCTTTTCACGCTAGTTCGAGCTTTTGAGTTTGAGCTAGCAGTGCCGGCCTCCGAGATCCAGAAGAAGTCAGTAATTGTAACGCGGCCTGTCCTCGCTTCGGACCCAAACAAGTCGAACCAGATGCCACTACTTGTGCGGCACGTAATACTTTGA
- a CDS encoding Endonuclease III-like protein (Endonuclease III homolog): MHTPSNVLISLVSVRCRQEEQSRLARIFQPHCFFSLGFRTMSSSKRTASNRLTSRVSQFDPQVTLLEISGPQDSPRRSKRIKTEIKAEVKTESLVDLEDLNLVKLDPESETDTPKKRKRATPTKVVRPSLQDAAQSSNPTPQKKPATNVTSPKKGKTKAIPQELGTPHPAPPKWRETYDTIKEMRSRFVAPVDTMGCQQAQVAETDPKNRRYATLVSLMLSSQTKDEVTNAAVDNLRKAFGGSISVDAMIAADDSVISEAIAKVGFWRRKTTYLKQAAIRLRDDFDSDVPSSVDELCSLPGVGPKMAFLALQIAWNQYDGIGVDVHVHRITNLLGWHKPPTTTPEQTRLNLQSWLPKELFGDINHMLVGFGQVVCLPVGPRCDMCDLSAKGLCPSARTVTTKNRKEIIFTNVTKVQDSPPKVEIKLEEETEEMKYVPPRPSEELELKQETEDEKPILHEPPKVDANLEKKPRKELYVPPPPPPPAQS, encoded by the exons ATGCATACGCCTTCTAACGTGCTGATATCACTGGTGAGTGTGAGATGTAGACAGGAGGAACAGTcgcgtt TGGCGCGTATTTTCCAACCTCACTGTTTCTTTAGCCTTGGATTTAGGACAATGTCGAGTTCAAAGAGAACAGCGTCGAATCGACTAACATCTCGGGTTAGCCAGTTCGACCCTCAAGTTACCTTACTTGAGATTTCGGGCCCTCAGGATTCCCCGCGTCGCTCTAAACGAATCAAAACAGAGATCAAAGCTGAAGTCAAGACCGAAAGTTTGGTTGACTTGGAAGACCTTAACCTGGTCAAGCTCGACCCGGAGTCAGAGACAGATACCCCGAAGAAACGCAAAAGAGCAACGCCGACAAAGGTGGTTAGACCTTCCTTACAAGATGCTGCACAGTCAAGCAACCCGACACCGCAGAAGAAACCTGCTACCAATGTGACGTCTCCGAAGAAAGGGAAGACGAAGGCTATACCCCAGGAATTGGGCACCCCACATCCAGCTCCTCCGAAGTGGAGGGAGACATACGACACTATTAAAGAAATGAGGTCGCGTTTTGTAGCACCTGTGGACACTATGGGTTGCCAGCAAGCACAGGTCGCGGAGACGGATCCTAAG AATCGACGTTACGCGACACTCGTTTCGTTGATGCTCTCCTCGCAAACAAAAGACGAAGTGACGAATGCCGCTGTAGACAACCTCAGAAAAGCATTCGGAGGCAGCATCTCCGTCGACGCCATGATCGCAGCAGATGACTCCGTTATTTCAGAAGCAATCGCTAAAGTAGGCTtttggaggagaaagacTAC CTACCTCAAGCAAGCTGCCATTCGTCTGCGCGACGATTTCGACTCTGATGTCCCTAGTTCAGTGGACGAGTTATGCTCTTTACCTGGAGTGGGACCCAAGATGGCTTTCCTTGCTTTGCAGATTGCGTGGAATCA GTATGATGGCATTGGAGTGGACGTTCATGTTCATCGTATAACCAACCTTCTCGGATGGCACAAACCCCCTACCACCACGCCAGAGCAAACGCG ACTTAACTTGCAATCCTGGCTGCCAAAAGAACTGTTCGGCGATATCAACCACATGCTGGTGGGGTTTGGACAG GTCGTTTGCCTACCTGTAGGGCCTAGATGTGATATGTGTGACTTGAGCGCCAAGGGCCTTTGCCCAAGCGCTAGGACAGTGACCACCAAGAATCGGAAAGAAATCATCTTCACCAATGTTACCAAAGTTCAGGATTCACCACCGAAAGTCGAAATAAAGCTGGAGGAAGAAACGGAAGAAATGAAATATGTACCACCGAGACCCAGCGAAGAACTCGAGTTAAAGCAAGAAACTGAAGATGAAAAACCTATACTACATGAACCTCCAAAAGTTGATGCCAATTTAGAAAAGAAACCAAGGAAGGAGTTATACGTTCcaccgccgccaccgccaccagCGCAGTCATAG